A genomic window from Silene latifolia isolate original U9 population chromosome Y, ASM4854445v1, whole genome shotgun sequence includes:
- the LOC141628656 gene encoding long chain base biosynthesis protein 2a-like yields MKDYFGRPISSAPDAWFDVVERFSNDRNKALIHTEKVKHCLNLGSYNYLGFAAADEYCTPRAIESLKKFSTSTCSPRVDGGTTVLHSELEECVAKFVGKPDALVFGMGYATNSAIIPVLIGKGGLIISDSLNHSSIVNGARGSGATISIFQHNS; encoded by the exons ATGAAG GACTATTTCGGAAGGCCAATTTCGAGTGCTCCTGATGCTTGGTTTGATGTGGTGGAACGATTTTCTAACGATCGTAACAAGGCTTTAAT ACATACGGAAAAAGTTAAGCATTGTCTTAATTTGGGGTCATATAATTACCTCGGATTTGCTGCAGCCGATGAATACTGCACACCCCGTGCTATTGAATCGTTGAAGAAATTTTCTACAAGCACCTGTAGCCCACGTGTAGATGGAG GCACTACTGTACTGCATTCTGAATTGGAGGAGTGTGTCGCTAAATTTGTGGGAAAGCCTGATGCTTTAGTCTTTGGGATGGGTTATGCTACAAATTCTGCTATTATACCTGTCTTGATTGGGAAG GGTGGGTTGATTATAAGTGATTCTCTTAATCACAGTTCAATTGTTAATGGTGCTCGAGGATCCGGGGCTACGATTTCCATCTTCCAACACAATA GTTAA